GAGATCGCCGCGCTGTTGGAGACTGTTGGAGACCCAGGCGACATCCTCGCCGCCAGCCTCAAGTCGCCGCAAGAGGTGGTGGATGTCCTGCTGGCCGGAGCCAACCACGTTACGCTCCCGTGGCCGCTGCTGGAGGAGATGGCCCGCAGCGGGATCACCGACGCCGCCGATGAGGATTTCCGCAAGGCGGCGGGGCTAGCATAACGCACGGCGGAGGCGACGCCATGGGCACCGCGAAGCTGCCCAAACCGGTCAAACTCATCGCCAGCATCTTCAGCGCCGACCCCGCGCAGATTGACCGCGCCCAGGCTGCGCTGGAGGCGCGCTTCGGGCCGGTGGATTTTCGGTCCGAACTGCTGCCTTTTGACCACACGGATTTCTACACGCCCGAATTCGGCGTGGGGCTGGTGCGGCGCATCGTCGCCTTTGAGCGGCTTGTGGATCCCGCGGACCTGCCCGACATCAAACTGGCCACCAATGCGCTGGAGGCCGAGATGTCCGTCGGCGGAAAGCGCACCGTGAACGTGGACCCGGGCTACGTGAGTGAGGGAAAACTGGTCCTGGCGAGCACCAAGGACCACCGGCACCGCATCTACCTGAGCAAGGGCATCTACGGCGAGATCACGCTGCACTACCACCGGGGCGGGTTCCAGGCGTGGGAGTGGACGTATCCGGACTACGCGAGCGCCCGCTACCGCGAGATTTTCGCCCAGATTCGCGCGCGGTACAGAGAGCAGTTGGCGAGAATGTAGCCTTGCGGCGCGCCACTACTCCGCCACCAGGCCCACCTCGGTCACCATGCTCTGGTAGTTCCACCCCGAAGCGTACACCCGCAGCGACGTGATCCACGCGGGTTTGGCGTCGGCCAGTTCCTCCATCAGGTTGCCCGACTCAAAGGGATACCACGTGTCATGGGGCACCTGGATGCCGTAGTACAGAATCGGCAGGTTGTCGGGGTTGCGGTAGTAGAACCCGCGCACCCAATGCTGGGCGTTGCCGTACACGTCCACGTAGTCCAGGCGCACCATGACGGGGAATTCGCTGCTCTGGAGGCCGCCGCCCGACAGGCTTTGGTAAAGGATGCGCACATCCATGCGCAGTTTCAGCGACACGAAATCGCGGGCGTCCTTGTCAATCTTCTGGATGAGGAAGACGGCGTTGTGCTCGCCCTCGCGGCCCATGCGGGCAAACCGAGCCGCCTGGCGTCCGCCCGCCTGGACGACTTCCACCGTCCCGGCCTGCACGTCCTCGGAAAGGCGTTCGGTGTCGACCTGCCAGCCGACGGACAGCGGCTGCGAGAAGTCGCCGTTGACGACCAAGTCGCGGATGGCGGCCACGGGCGGTGTCGGGGGTTGGCCCAGCCGCAGCGTCGTGCGCTGTCGGGCCTGCACCTGGGTGTCCACGCCGCCGCCGCGCACCATCGCCGAGCCGTAGCGCACCGAGACATCGGTCTGTTCGTTTCCCACCTCCACCAGGATGCTGGCGTCGCTGAAGACGATGACCCCCTGGGGCGTGCGCACCTCCACGCGGAGGGGGAATCGGCCCGACGGCGCAGCGGCAATCCGAGCCGTCCCCGACTTCACCGCCAACACGATGCGATCCGAGGCCTTGCTGGACGCGAATCGGGGCGAGCGCACCTCCACCAACTCCACGCGGGTGTTGGCGAACAGTTGCACGGTGCTCAGCACGACCTGTTCCCCAGGGTTCTCGTAGAACGTGAGGATTCCTTGCGAGGTGCGGTCGGTCTGAATCTGGGCGCCCTCAGCGATGTCATCGCGGCGGCCGGTAACGGCAAGGCTGGTGTTGAAGCCCGGGTACTCCACGACGATGGTGGGGACGATGGCTTCCAGCGAGGCCAGGCGGGGCACCAGCGCCCGGTTCACGTAGGCCTTGACGCCCAGGGGCACGCCCATGACCAGGGCCAGGAACGTCAGGAACGCGCTGATGAGCACGAACCAGGCCAGCCGTTCAGGGTTTTTCCTCATCTAGAATCGCACTCCGAATCCCCGGAATTCGCCGGTGGCGTCGCCCCATTGGACTTCCACATGGCTCACGCGGGCGCTCCTTGGCCCTTCACGCAGGATGTCCAGGAACGTTTCCAGCGCCATGCGGTCGCCTTCGGCCAGCACCTCCACCGTCCCGTCCCAGGCGTTGCGCACATAGCCCCGC
This portion of the Chloroflexota bacterium genome encodes:
- a CDS encoding DUF4416 family protein, whose protein sequence is MGTAKLPKPVKLIASIFSADPAQIDRAQAALEARFGPVDFRSELLPFDHTDFYTPEFGVGLVRRIVAFERLVDPADLPDIKLATNALEAEMSVGGKRTVNVDPGYVSEGKLVLASTKDHRHRIYLSKGIYGEITLHYHRGGFQAWEWTYPDYASARYREIFAQIRARYREQLARM
- a CDS encoding FecR domain-containing protein produces the protein MRKNPERLAWFVLISAFLTFLALVMGVPLGVKAYVNRALVPRLASLEAIVPTIVVEYPGFNTSLAVTGRRDDIAEGAQIQTDRTSQGILTFYENPGEQVVLSTVQLFANTRVELVEVRSPRFASSKASDRIVLAVKSGTARIAAAPSGRFPLRVEVRTPQGVIVFSDASILVEVGNEQTDVSVRYGSAMVRGGGVDTQVQARQRTTLRLGQPPTPPVAAIRDLVVNGDFSQPLSVGWQVDTERLSEDVQAGTVEVVQAGGRQAARFARMGREGEHNAVFLIQKIDKDARDFVSLKLRMDVRILYQSLSGGGLQSSEFPVMVRLDYVDVYGNAQHWVRGFYYRNPDNLPILYYGIQVPHDTWYPFESGNLMEELADAKPAWITSLRVYASGWNYQSMVTEVGLVAE
- a CDS encoding acylphosphatase, which produces MTPVRMFVKIYGDVQGVGFRAFARDRAQRLGVRGYVRNAWDGTVEVLAEGDRMALETFLDILREGPRSARVSHVEVQWGDATGEFRGFGVRF